GCATATTTGTAGTTATGTGAAGAAACTTTCCATTGGTATGTATGTGAGCCGTGACGTCATAGTTATTGGAGTTAATAGAACTTAATATTTGAACTATATGCAGTGTCACCGTATCTGTCTCTAAGATTTTTATCCATAATACCAACTCATTTGTGATAacttaaaattgtatgcttcatTCATCATTAGAACAAACATACAAAGGATCAATAGGCCAATCCAACTGCTAAAAACATTATTGTGAATTGTGATACAAGTACTGCTGCTTTATGGTCATTGAAAGGCATTACTTTATGACAAAACTGAAGTTCTATCCTCCTAGGCCAATTCAGTAGTGATGGAATGATAAGATATGACTTTTGATGTCGTTTCCGCATAAAGACGAAACACAATTGAGCCCCATGTTTCGAACCATTTTTTAGCTTTTAAGTTGAACTCATTGAGTCACCATCATAATTTTGAGTCTATTCAAGTAAGACTGAGTCTGTTAGAAAACAATTCTGAGAGTGATTAACCAAATTTGGCTACCTAGAATCTAAACTTGATTtactgttgaagttgtgggattttagagaaaaagaggagagaagataataagggtttgaatattattgataataactttatgctaacttgattacaaaagactcaatactaatctctatttatagagaacatagactcaatcctaaatcaggaacacatcataataataatgagagatattctaagatatctctatgattataaattgatcataagaaataactcaagatactctaatataatataatagatattataagatattttctaatattataACGTTTACGAGTTAATTACTATCTTACAAACGAATATCATTTGTATAGATGAATTTTGGTAATGTTATACACTGCCGATTCTTTATCATAAATGAATTTTGGTAATGTTTCTTTTATTGCCTTTGTTACAAGAATTATTACTATCTCACTATGTCTCACTGCTTCCAAATTGGCAAAATTTATGAGGAACTGAGAAACAGGTTACATAAATTTTTTCAGGCTGCAGTGTACTCCTTATTGCATGCTGCAAGTGAAATTTCATCCAAAGGTGATAGCAGAGATAGAAATGTCAATGTATTTGTTCAAAGGAGGTAACATGTTGCTTTgcattttggttcattttttcggtttcttttgcattaaacatatttattagaAGGAAATAGGAATTCTTTGCTTTTCCTTGTGTGAAGAAATTTGTATGTGTCCGAAATTATTCATCAGATAATTAATTCAGTCGTTTGATGTTTTAACCATTGAAATGTATTTCCTATAGCTATGGTGCATCCTAATGTcaaattttgatgtttaaaatgTATGTCTTTTCCCAATGAAATCTGAATTTTGTTGAATATTATGCAAATCATCTAAAAGTTTAAATCTGCGACGCGCATTTAGGTATTAATTTGTGATGTTCCTTTAATATGGAAGTTTTATAACAGACAAACTTTAAAAttcacttaaattttttatcattagACAAAGTGATTGTATACTTATAAACTGTTTTGTCTGCATTCCAATATTTGATTTGCTGGTATTCCACTGGCTCATGGTTTTCTTCCTTTCATTCTTTCTCTATACgtttagttttaatatttaacagTGCTCTCTCTAGTTGCTTTCCGCCTAAAACTTGTGTAAATGTTGCATTGGTCCAGTTTGCTAAGGCTATCTGCTCCCTTGGAGAGCTTAATTAGAGAGCAATTATCAGCCAAACAGCCCGAAGTATATGAGTGGTTTTGGTCTGAGCAAGTTCCAGCTGTAGTGACATCCTTTGTTACTAAGTTTGAAGGAGACGGACGCTTTACTTCTGCCATTTCTTTGTATGTTCTCTTTTGACATTTCTACATTCTGAGTCGTTAATTTTTAGGGCTCTTTTCTTGCTCCTTCGTgttatatttatcaaaaatgcagaagtaatttttttgaatgaattCCCAGGTCTGGAAAAAGTAAAGGTTTAAGCAGTGCAAGTGACATATCACTTCTCTTGCTTGCACTTACATGCATTGCTGCAATTGCTAAACTTGGCCCTGCAAAAGTTTCTTGCTCACAATTCTTTTCCATGAGCACAGAGATAGCTGGTAGTTTGATGGACATGCTTGTTGGTTTAATTCCCGTAAGTCAAGCTTATAATTCTATAAAGGATGTTGGTCTACACAGAGAATTTCTTGTACATTTCGGTCCACGAGCTGCAGCTTGTAGAGCGAAAGGTGAGTGGGGTTCAGAAGAGGTTGTTTTCTGGGTAAATCTTGTTCAAAGGCAGCTACAGCAAGCTATTGATAAGGAGAAAATATGGTCAAGACTGACAACATCTGAAAGCATTGAGGTTAGTTATGTTCAGTTTTGAAGACATCTTGGTTTTGACACTACTGGTGAAGGGATGTCGGGTTTAATGTCTAGGAATACATATTCAATAACTACACTTACATTAAATTACCTGAGTGAGAcctataattttctttaaatgtATCATTTTACCTATTCTTATTCGTTAACATGGTTATGGTCTTGTGCCTATGAGGCTGTGATGTGActgtaatttattttgattgtgtTGACATCTGGAGTTCACGACTTTCTTGATCCTGAAATTTGTTTTATGGACTGGCtttgaaaaacaaatatattttattacctCTAGACTCAATTATAAGCAAAACTAACTATTGCACACAAATTAAGAATAGTAGTTACCTTTATTTGATTTCCTTGGTAGAATCAAAATACTAACAAGATTTCCTAAATTACCCCCTCGTTTCATTTAATCTTATATTGGAACTTGTTACATTAAAggatattttaagaaaaatagcaTGAAATAAAGTGAAGTTAGTTAAATTTTGGACCATCAAATATGATTagttttttgcttatatttgagTCAAGAGGGAGTATAATACATTGAAAtgatttctgtttttttttaaacatgcaGGAATATGCTTAAAAATTGTGCTAAGTTTACTTTCTATTAGAAAGTTCAAGTGAAAGCActttatgtaaataaaataaaaagaatagagTGATGAGTTAAATTGAGTATCATAGTGCTCAATCCTTTTCcatttattaatgttttttgtaACAAAAGGCTTCAGCTGAAAGTTAGCATAGTGCAGGTTTTGGAGAAGGATTTGGCTATATTTGGATTCTTTATTGCTTTAGGCAGAAGTACACGATCCTTTCTTTTAGCAAATGGTTTTCGTACTCTTGATGATCCAATTGAAGATTTCATCAGGTGCTACTTCTGTTACATATATTACTATTGTTGGAATATTATGTTTCTTATTGTTTCAGGAGTCTTGTCATGATTCATCATAATAATTCATGCAACTTCAGCACCTCTTTCTGCAACTTTGTTTTTGTATCCTATGAATTTTTAtatgcatttatttatttatgtaactATTTGTTACAGGTATCTTATTGGGGGCAGTGTTTTATACTACTCTCAGCTCTCATCCATTAGTTCATATCAATTGTATGTTGAGGTTAGTACTTATGGTCCTTACATTAACATATACGCTTGAGTATTAAGTTAGTTTAACTGGTGAAGTCCTTTAACTGCATAGGTAGTTTGTGAAGAGCTGGATTGGCTTCCTTTTTATCCGGGAATCACAAGCATCACAAAACAGTCACATGGTCATAGAAGTGAACCAGAAGGTCCTCCAAATGCCGAAGCAGTGACCCAAGCATTTGATGTTTGCTCTCATTGGATGCAGAGCTTTATTAAATACAGCACATGGCTGGAGAGCCCCTCAAATGTAAAAGCGGCCGAGTTTTTGTCTACAGGGTACCAGAGCAATGTTTATTTATAGTTTAATGAAATACTAGCTTCAaacttattaaatttttatatgtatcttattttattttatgttaggCATAACAAGTTGATGGAGTGCATGGAGGAACTTGGGATGATAAAGTAAGCTATATGGCAAAGTCTGCATCTACAGTGTTTTTTGCATTCCAATAGGTGCATGTGTATATTCATTGATGCCAAGATTCTGGCATCAAACTTGACATTTTTGGAATAAAATATTGATCACGAAACTGTTTTTGGCAACATCAAGTTTAGTTGCAATTGCTTCCGAGTACgaaatttcattattttcacTTCCACAATAGACATTTCATTTCTTCaatatgaaattcatattggATTAGATTTTATTCTGCAAATTCTCTTTTGGTGGATATTTTATTCTACTGAATGATCACATAAGTGAAAGTAAATATGCCATATCACTACTCTTAAAAAAAGTGAGTAATTGCATGTAGAAGACAAAATGGAAGACCAAGAGTTGAATCATGCTAGAATAACACATTTCAAATCATTATGATATTGTTGTTCCAAAAGTTGTGCCACTTATTATCTTTGTAAATTTAATGCAGGGATAAGGCATCAGAGAGTAATACCAAGAGAATAGCTGACAGACATAGGTCCACAATTCAGTCAACATTGAAAGAGTCAGATTCTTTTGACGAGGTTTGGTTCCtgcattttaaaatttgaacttaatTTAGGTGCTTTTTCCAAGTTTGTTAAATTCTGAACTCAATAGTATTAGTGTCAAGCCTGAAAACATAGACCTTAAGATTAATATTGTCTATTGTTGTAAGATAGAGAAATCTTTCACTTTTGTATAGcttttatttccttttatttttagtattctCTTTACTTAATTTTAGGATAgtcattaatattatatttatgtacTTTAGCCTATATATTGTAAACTTTGTCTTTTTAGGTATtgtaaacttaatttttattatttcgaTGGTGCACTAGATGATTTAGTATATAACTCCATCAGGCACCATGGATAAAATTAGACAGGATAGGGCTTACCTTTCTAGCCTTTTATACAATCAATGCATATATAAGATAGTATAAATATATCAAGATgattatttgtttaataatataatttctgTACTAGTATAATAACTCCATCATGCTTACTGTGGGATAATGATGGATGTGATTAGAAACTAAGTTAACCTGTTTAGCCTTGTGCTATTTCATCCAATGTACCAAATGAAATAGCCTAAAGGGgcataacataaaaaatatgatcaAGATTGACTCTTATACTATCCATTGATTTGTACAAAATGTCCCGAATTGATAAAATCACTATCCTACCTATCCCGTCCAATGTAGCAAGAAATAGGATAAAGGTGCACAacataaaaattgataaaagtCTTGTAGCATCCATTGTTTTGTGAACAATTGTATAGATGGTTTAGTTAAACCGATCATATGTATAACTTTAAAAGTAGTTATGATAAGACCATCTTTAATAGTTTTATACCAAccaattgtttcttttccttaaGCATCTTAAATTTAGGGATGtcgatataatttatatttttatacattcaaatttctataatttttctctCCTTTCCTCCAATTTTTTGGTTTCCTCTTTGCTCTGAAATCAAGCAGCATGAGCCATCAAATGCCAGTCTATCCTTATTCAACACAGCAAGGGGGTTCCTATTTGATCCGGAAGTGGACCCTCAAGTGGTAGTGATGAAAAGTTTGAAAACCTTAAAGTGGATGATTGATTACAAATAGTAAGAAAAATTTATCCAATGAACTAGAGTATTCGTTCTCGTATATGAATTAGGGAATGGAACAGTTGTGGAAATGAGAGAGAAAATAGGGAAGTTGAGTTAAAAAACAATTGTTTGAAGAATTGAAATCACAAGGTATTTGACCTAAATGAAAAGGTACAGCTTACTAGTTTACTCCTTTTTTCACACAAATGAGATTCTGTTTGTGTAtgtatgtgtgtgtgtatatatagaCACACTTTAATCTATGTCTGTTGGTCTGCATGAATATGCACGTCTGTGGTGAGCCTAGTCATACTAATAAGTTACCAAAGCAACAATAAATTGTACAGCAGCTTTTGTCCTCTCCATTTCAGTAATTTATAAATGCATAATCTAACATCTTCATATCTAAACATATCAATATTCTTCATACATTAGATGGATCACAAACCTTTTGTTTTGATGTATCATATTCTTGTTGATACCTTCTTTTTGACATTTAATTTCAGGCATTGACAAGTGTTGAAGAAGCTGTGATAAAACTTGAAAATTTGCTTCAAGAATTGCATGTGTCAAGCTCTAGTTCTGGAAAAGAGCATTTGAAAGCAGCCTGTTCTGACTTGGAAAAAATACGAAAACTTAAGAAAGAAGCTGAATTCCTGGCGGCATCTTTCAGAGCAAAAGCTGATTCTTTGCAGGAGGTACACTATCCTCCACAACCTTCTTTACCAATTCCTGGAATAGTGCATCCAAGGTTTTTTCCTTGAAAGTACATCAACTGTTTTGCAtctttcctttttttgttttatgttaatATCTTCTAGTTTTTTCCTGAATATGTGTTTCTTCTTTGGCTGTCAACTTCCAAATATCCAtgtctttaattttttgtagAGCAAAGACCCATTTTAGTCTATAAGAAAAACTACGAGACCCAATTTAGTTCCtgagaaaaataaaagcatATTTTAGTCcctgagaaaaaaaaaacgagaCAACTTAGTCCCTACCTAAACCTCTAGAAAATTGGTTCTTTATGTTGATTTGTGCGCTGAGTCACCAATGTATCTGTCCAACGGGACATATTCTTTCAAAAGGGACAATTGGACCCCCAACAATTAAGTCTTCGACAATTGTTTAAAAGGGATAATTTATTCcctgcaacaacaaaaatctctaaataattcattcttCAATCAATTGCCCATTTTTGTCAGCCAACGATTCTGAATGAGACGTGCACCATTAACTTGATTGAGGAACAAATACTACTTGACAATCATAGTAACATCATCTCATCACAACGTTATTCACCCATGTAGCCGCACCGCATCTCAACATGAAAATGTATGAGCTAAAATTTCATTAAGAGAACTGAGTGAATAAGCTAAAATAATGCATCTGAGTAAATCAATTAAGGTAACTGAAAAAATGACAGCAACTTAGTTTTAAAACAATGTTGTATTGTTAGTTAGCAACTTATTCCACCAAAAATCAAGTTAGCAATTTATTGGTATAAAACTGAAAAGTAAAACTGCACTTAAACAATAACTATTAGCTGAATTAAAAAACTGCATTAATTGATGGGAACTAATGCAAAAGAAATTATTTACGGATTTTTTCTGTTGTAGGATTAAATTgccttttttaattattgtcatgGACCTAATTGTCCCTTTTGAATAGATATACCACCCTGGATAGATATGTCCGTTTTGTGTCTTTGCTTAAAAGTCTTGGTGAAGATTGGATATATTAGTAGATTGGATTGGATAGTGTTGTTTGCTTCTTGCCATGGTATTTAAGGTGCAtttgtaattttctttttctaaatagTGGACTAATGTGGGTTGTACTCAAGGTTATCATTTCTTTGCACTGTCATTCATTGTTATCTTGCTTGACTCATGCATACTACTAGTTACAAGTTTGCTTTTTGAGAAAGTTGGTATTTCTTGCCAATGGTACTTCGATTACAATCATTCAGGGAGTTAATAGTGCTCAAACCATCACACCTGTTAGTGAAGAGGACGGGAATATACAAAGGAAAAGCAGAAACAATGACAATGTAAGGGTGGACTCGAGCAAAAGGTATGAAGGCTTGCTTTTTTTCATATCTAGTTAGTAGTTACTTACTGGTTATAATGCCAGTTATTACATTATTTTGTTTTCagttaatgttatttttagtttagCTCTATTTAAAAGGTAGACGTGTCTTTTTCAGAAATACTGGAAATTATAGTGGGTTCTGGAGCATCTTTGTACCTCCGGTCACCGGAAAGCCTGACCTGGAACCTGATGTGGATGCTTATGTATGCATTATCATCCTTATAATTTGACTGTCGATTTTCTTTTCGTATTGTTTGTGAAAATATAACTGTCAATTtggttcatttttatttaaataatgtaTTAGCATAAGATGTTTGTCACAATATTGTTTTGCTACTGTTATATATGTTCTTCAATAATGGTCTTGTTGTCCAATCAGTCATTTGCTACTTTATATTGTTTGCAGGAAAATTATATTGAACAGCCTGCACCAAATGTAGAGGTTGTAGGCCAAGAACCCAATGAAATCCACCGCTTTGAGCTTCTAAGGAACGAGCTGATGGAACTTGAGAAAAGGGTTCAAAGAAGTGCCTATCAATCAGAAAATAACGTGGTACATTTGAAACATTTGAATTTAATGATATACAAGAGGATATATATTCTTATTGAATACAGTTTATTTTTACTTAGATATTGCATTATTTTGTCCTACTATGCTGCCTCATTCTAATGTATACTTCACTTGAAAGGTCTGAATTGTTTGAATATTAAAAGACTTCATAAGTTACAAACTAGGGGCTCTAACATATTGACCATTGTACATGAATCCTAATAAATGCTAATGAagtaaaaaggaaataaaatatgtCTTGATAATTACACAATATCATGGTTATACCATAGTGTTAAAACCTGGACCAGACTGGCCGGTCAGACCAATCAGACCG
The genomic region above belongs to Cicer arietinum cultivar CDC Frontier isolate Library 1 chromosome 4, Cicar.CDCFrontier_v2.0, whole genome shotgun sequence and contains:
- the LOC101510994 gene encoding uncharacterized protein isoform X1, giving the protein MAVKSHSTTNFLPLSSSNCWLSNGSSCVGRKVSDLHCVLFSKWGSSRKGCLIRHDLLTSNGHGLVDCRKYYLTFSKPCRNLRMFPFATSDDGMTVNGSPQADTSANLEKMRMKLNSSLEDENFYDGLVQALYDAARVFELAIKEHKSYSRVSWFSTAWVGVDQTAWVKALSCQAAVYSLLHAASEISSKGDSRDRNVNVFVQRSLLRLSAPLESLIREQLSAKQPEVYEWFWSEQVPAVVTSFVTKFEGDGRFTSAISLSGKSKGLSSASDISLLLLALTCIAAIAKLGPAKVSCSQFFSMSTEIAGSLMDMLVGLIPVSQAYNSIKDVGLHREFLVHFGPRAAACRAKGEWGSEEVVFWVNLVQRQLQQAIDKEKIWSRLTTSESIEVLEKDLAIFGFFIALGRSTRSFLLANGFRTLDDPIEDFIRYLIGGSVLYYSQLSSISSYQLYVEVVCEELDWLPFYPGITSITKQSHGHRSEPEGPPNAEAVTQAFDVCSHWMQSFIKYSTWLESPSNVKAAEFLSTGHNKLMECMEELGMIKDKASESNTKRIADRHRSTIQSTLKESDSFDEALTSVEEAVIKLENLLQELHVSSSSSGKEHLKAACSDLEKIRKLKKEAEFLAASFRAKADSLQEGVNSAQTITPVSEEDGNIQRKSRNNDNVRVDSSKRRVFFRNTGNYSGFWSIFVPPVTGKPDLEPDVDAYENYIEQPAPNVEVVGQEPNEIHRFELLRNELMELEKRVQRSAYQSENNVDLMISDDGARYSGDAEGVQMARVQKQENIIQKSFGKLKETGTDVWQGTQLLAIDVGAATGLVRRSLIGDELTEKEKKALKRTLTDMASVVPIGFLMLLPVTAVGHAAMLAAIQRYVPALIPSTYAPERLDLLRQLEKVKQMTINDVDSDDEVDEVK
- the LOC101510994 gene encoding uncharacterized protein isoform X3; the encoded protein is MAVKSHSTTNFLPLRNLRMFPFATSDDGMTVNGSPQADTSANLEKMRMKLNSSLEDENFYDGLVQALYDAARVFELAIKEHKSYSRVSWFSTAWVGVDQTAWVKALSCQAAVYSLLHAASEISSKGDSRDRNVNVFVQRSLLRLSAPLESLIREQLSAKQPEVYEWFWSEQVPAVVTSFVTKFEGDGRFTSAISLSGKSKGLSSASDISLLLLALTCIAAIAKLGPAKVSCSQFFSMSTEIAGSLMDMLVGLIPVSQAYNSIKDVGLHREFLVHFGPRAAACRAKGEWGSEEVVFWVNLVQRQLQQAIDKEKIWSRLTTSESIEVLEKDLAIFGFFIALGRSTRSFLLANGFRTLDDPIEDFIRYLIGGSVLYYSQLSSISSYQLYVEVVCEELDWLPFYPGITSITKQSHGHRSEPEGPPNAEAVTQAFDVCSHWMQSFIKYSTWLESPSNVKAAEFLSTGHNKLMECMEELGMIKDKASESNTKRIADRHRSTIQSTLKESDSFDEALTSVEEAVIKLENLLQELHVSSSSSGKEHLKAACSDLEKIRKLKKEAEFLAASFRAKADSLQEGVNSAQTITPVSEEDGNIQRKSRNNDNVRVDSSKRRVFFRNTGNYSGFWSIFVPPVTGKPDLEPDVDAYENYIEQPAPNVEVVGQEPNEIHRFELLRNELMELEKRVQRSAYQSENNVDLMISDDGARYSGDAEGVQMARVQKQENIIQKSFGKLKETGTDVWQGTQLLAIDVGAATGLVRRSLIGDELTEKEKKALKRTLTDMASVVPIGFLMLLPVTAVGHAAMLAAIQRYVPALIPSTYAPERLDLLRQLEKVKQMTINDVDSDDEVDEVK
- the LOC101510994 gene encoding uncharacterized protein isoform X2, with translation MAVKSHSTTNFLPLSSSNCWLSNGSSCVGRKVSDLHCVLFSKWGSSRKGCLIRHDLLTSNGHGLVDCRKYYLTFSKPCRNLRMFPFATSDDGMTVNGSPQADTSANLEKMRMKLNSSLEDENFYDGLVQALYDAARVFELAIKEHKSYSRVSWFSTAWVGVDQTAWVKALSCQAAVYSLLHAASEISSKGDSRDRNVNVFVQRSLLRLSAPLESLIREQLSAKQPEVYEWFWSEQVPAVVTSFVTKFEGDGRFTSAISLSGKSKGLSSASDISLLLLALTCIAAIAKLGPAKVSCSQFFSMSTEIAGSLMDMLVGLIPVSQAYNSIKDVGLHREFLVHFGPRAAACRAKGEWGSEEVVFWVNLVQRQLQQAIDKEKIWSRLTTSESIEVLEKDLAIFGFFIALGRSTRSFLLANGFRTLDDPIEDFIRYLIGGSVLYYSQLSSISSYQLYVEVVCEELDWLPFYPGITSITKQSHGHRSEPEGPPNAEAVTQAFDVCSHWMQSFIKYSTWLESPSNVKAAEFLSTGHNKLMECMEELGMIKDKASESNTKRIADRHRSTIQSTLKESDSFDEALTSVEEAVIKLENLLQELHVSSSSSGKEHLKAACSDLEKIRKLKKEAEFLAASFRAKADSLQEGVNSAQTITPVSEEDGNIQRKSRNNDNVRVDSSKRNTGNYSGFWSIFVPPVTGKPDLEPDVDAYENYIEQPAPNVEVVGQEPNEIHRFELLRNELMELEKRVQRSAYQSENNVDLMISDDGARYSGDAEGVQMARVQKQENIIQKSFGKLKETGTDVWQGTQLLAIDVGAATGLVRRSLIGDELTEKEKKALKRTLTDMASVVPIGFLMLLPVTAVGHAAMLAAIQRYVPALIPSTYAPERLDLLRQLEKVKQMTINDVDSDDEVDEVK